The proteins below are encoded in one region of Qipengyuania sp. HL-TH1:
- a CDS encoding CCA tRNA nucleotidyltransferase, whose amino-acid sequence MTEHLPRADWTQRASLAKLVEALGAEDLRWVGGCVRDTLLGYPANDIDAATRHLPATVIDRCRSAGIRTVPTGIDHGTVTAILEDGPVEITTLRRDVATDGRRATIAFSEDWRDDAARRDFTINALYAHPETLAIDDYFGGLDDLSAHRVRFIGDAATRIKEDHLRILRYFRFATRFGDDWDAEASRACSELAPTLKGLSRERVGWELQNLLALPDPAATVERMRELGVLQEVLPESGRREVAQLARLVDAERSAAIAPAAMRRMAALLPAIVPVAETVAARLRLSRSQRGRLTCIARREPQDAAHPQGLAYMVGRECAVDRLLIGGADPAPIIDWEAPAFPLKGGEIVARGVARGPEVARMLQCIEKRWVSERFPSRERVEQLLDEELAAR is encoded by the coding sequence ATGACTGAGCATCTTCCGCGGGCCGATTGGACGCAGCGTGCCAGCCTCGCGAAGCTGGTCGAGGCGCTGGGCGCGGAGGATCTGCGCTGGGTCGGCGGCTGCGTGCGCGACACGCTGCTGGGCTATCCCGCCAACGATATCGATGCCGCCACGCGCCACCTGCCCGCAACCGTAATCGACCGCTGCCGGTCGGCGGGCATCCGCACCGTGCCCACCGGGATCGACCACGGCACGGTGACCGCCATCCTCGAGGATGGCCCGGTCGAGATCACCACCCTGCGCCGCGATGTCGCGACCGATGGCCGGCGCGCGACGATCGCCTTTTCCGAAGATTGGCGCGACGATGCAGCGCGGCGCGATTTCACCATCAATGCGCTCTATGCCCACCCCGAAACGCTGGCGATCGACGACTATTTCGGCGGGCTGGACGATCTGTCCGCGCATCGCGTGCGCTTCATCGGCGATGCCGCAACCCGGATCAAAGAGGATCACTTGCGCATCCTGCGCTATTTCCGCTTCGCCACGCGCTTCGGCGATGATTGGGATGCCGAGGCGAGCCGCGCCTGCAGCGAGCTGGCGCCCACGCTCAAGGGCCTCAGCCGCGAACGGGTGGGCTGGGAATTGCAGAACCTGCTCGCGCTGCCAGATCCCGCGGCCACGGTGGAGCGGATGCGCGAATTGGGCGTGCTGCAGGAAGTGCTGCCAGAAAGCGGCCGGCGCGAGGTCGCGCAGCTCGCCCGGCTTGTCGATGCCGAACGCAGCGCCGCAATCGCCCCCGCCGCAATGCGCCGGATGGCCGCACTGCTGCCCGCCATCGTTCCGGTCGCGGAGACGGTGGCTGCACGCCTGCGCCTCTCGCGCAGCCAGCGCGGCCGGCTGACCTGCATCGCCCGGCGCGAGCCGCAGGACGCGGCGCATCCGCAGGGGCTTGCCTATATGGTCGGACGCGAATGCGCGGTGGACCGCCTGCTGATCGGCGGGGCCGATCCGGCCCCGATCATCGACTGGGAGGCCCCCGCCTTCCCGCTCAAGGGCGGCGAGATCGTTGCCCGCGGCGTCGCCAGGGGCCCTGAGGTTGCGCGGATGTTGCAGTGCATCGAAAAGCGCTGGGTGTCGGAGCGTTTCCCCTCCCGCGAACGGGTCGAGCAACTGCTCGACGAAGAGCTGGCCGCGCGCTGA
- a CDS encoding CoA pyrophosphatase, producing MSAIFDRLTTLFQQGHTREFDDLLSDSRFADASRTADAAVLIAVTEQPNPTVLLTQRPRTMRDHPGQVAFPGGKLDHGEDAVQAALREAWEELSIEPEHVRLIGTTDRYQTGTGFDITPVLATVPHDLPIRPDPREVESWFECPLDKLMDASQWNRNSVFWKGAMREYLEMDHDGYRIWGVTAAICWNLSRRVEWLRAQDD from the coding sequence ATGAGCGCGATCTTCGATCGGCTGACCACGCTGTTCCAGCAGGGCCATACGCGCGAGTTCGATGATCTCTTGTCCGACAGCCGCTTTGCCGATGCCAGCCGCACTGCCGATGCGGCGGTGCTGATCGCAGTGACCGAACAGCCCAACCCGACCGTTCTCCTGACCCAGCGCCCGCGCACCATGCGCGACCACCCCGGCCAGGTCGCCTTTCCCGGGGGCAAGCTCGACCACGGCGAAGACGCGGTGCAGGCGGCGCTGCGCGAGGCGTGGGAAGAACTGTCGATCGAGCCCGAGCATGTGCGCCTGATCGGGACCACCGACCGCTACCAGACCGGGACCGGGTTCGACATCACCCCGGTGCTTGCCACGGTGCCGCATGACCTGCCCATCCGCCCCGATCCACGCGAGGTCGAAAGCTGGTTCGAATGCCCGCTCGACAAGCTGATGGATGCATCGCAATGGAACCGCAATTCGGTGTTCTGGAAAGGCGCGATGCGCGAATATCTCGAAATGGACCATGACGGCTACCGGATCTGGGGCGTCACCGCGGCGATCTGCTGGAACCTGTCGCGCAGGGTCGAATGGCTGCGGGCGCAGGATGACTGA
- a CDS encoding DUF1285 domain-containing protein: protein MPYTPPPELAGMSLAQIAEAVAARKLPPVEQWSPENTDDSHMRIAADGTWYHEGSPIRRGGMVRAFAGLLNREDDGSYWLVVPYQKLSIAVDDACFIATDVSETEGDLAFRLNTDELVVAGPGHAIRAAGDPDSPALYLHVRRGCEARLNRSTYEQLARIALARGEDWTVNSGGETYSLLPT, encoded by the coding sequence GTGCCTTACACTCCGCCCCCCGAACTTGCCGGAATGTCGCTGGCCCAGATCGCGGAGGCGGTTGCCGCGCGCAAGCTGCCCCCGGTCGAGCAATGGTCGCCCGAGAATACCGACGACAGCCACATGCGCATCGCCGCCGATGGCACTTGGTATCACGAGGGCTCGCCGATCAGGCGGGGGGGCATGGTGCGCGCCTTTGCCGGCCTGCTCAATCGCGAGGACGACGGCAGCTATTGGCTCGTCGTACCCTATCAGAAGCTGTCGATCGCAGTGGACGATGCCTGTTTCATCGCGACCGACGTGTCCGAAACCGAAGGCGACCTCGCCTTCCGCCTCAACACCGACGAACTGGTGGTGGCGGGTCCGGGCCATGCAATCCGCGCGGCGGGCGATCCCGACAGCCCCGCGCTCTATCTGCACGTGAGGCGCGGCTGCGAAGCGCGGCTCAACCGTTCGACCTATGAACAGCTCGCGCGCATTGCGCTGGCGCGGGGCGAGGACTGGACCGTGAACAGCGGCGGCGAAACCTACTCGCTCCTGCCCACATGA
- a CDS encoding GNAT family N-acetyltransferase, whose protein sequence is MASLVPLSAIDPALVEQLLDAAFGEERHARTAYRIRAGMDWLEGASFAALDDEDYLAGTIQLWPVALTDPKGRAHPMIMVGPVAVMPGRQGEGFGKALMAASLGAIDAGFEEGAAPLPQVMIGDPDYYDRWGFLADHTGGWHCPGPYDRDRLLARTGNPAVLPAEGMLGPWNS, encoded by the coding sequence ATGGCTAGCCTCGTCCCCCTTTCCGCAATCGATCCGGCGCTGGTCGAGCAATTGCTCGACGCGGCGTTCGGCGAGGAGCGGCATGCACGCACCGCCTATCGCATCCGCGCGGGGATGGACTGGCTCGAAGGCGCGAGTTTCGCTGCGCTCGACGACGAGGATTACCTCGCCGGGACGATCCAGCTGTGGCCGGTGGCGCTGACTGACCCCAAGGGCCGCGCACACCCGATGATCATGGTCGGCCCCGTCGCGGTCATGCCCGGGCGACAGGGCGAAGGCTTCGGCAAGGCGCTGATGGCCGCCAGCCTCGGCGCCATCGACGCAGGCTTCGAAGAGGGCGCAGCCCCGCTGCCGCAAGTGATGATCGGCGATCCCGACTATTACGACCGCTGGGGCTTCCTGGCCGATCATACGGGCGGCTGGCACTGCCCCGGCCCCTACGACCGGGACCGGCTGCTGGCGCGCACGGGCAATCCGGCGGTGCTGCCTGCCGAGGGCATGTTGGGGCCGTGGAATTCCTAA
- a CDS encoding PQQ-dependent sugar dehydrogenase, with protein MKKTSILAATLSPLLLASSCGSTGSGDSPPTQASPSGETGGAWDGGFVTTEHGSFAEPWAAAFVPGTAMLFVTEKAGTAKIVDTANDRVIPVTGLPEVDYGGQGGLGDVAFLPSQSASTIGRRAIYLSWAEAGEGDTRGAAVGRGELVCAASDSCRIDGLEVIWRQTPKVSGRGHYSHRLVLSPDEQHLFVASGERQKQTPAQDKQSHLGKIVRLTLDGSPAGDGAIGGALPDIWSMGHRNILGIDFDAQGQLWEVEHGPKGGDELNLVRRGQNYGWPVRSNGVNYDGSDIPDHSADDGFAKPAVSWTPVIAPGNMIFYTGDLFDGLAGDLLIAGLKTEAIVRVATDGDTARETARYDMDNRIRQIVEGPDGALWVLEDGDGGRLLELRP; from the coding sequence ATGAAAAAGACCTCAATCCTTGCCGCCACTTTATCGCCCCTCCTGCTCGCTTCAAGCTGCGGCTCCACCGGATCGGGGGATAGCCCGCCGACGCAGGCATCGCCTTCGGGCGAGACCGGCGGCGCATGGGACGGCGGCTTCGTAACCACCGAACACGGGAGTTTCGCCGAACCATGGGCGGCGGCCTTCGTCCCGGGTACCGCGATGCTGTTCGTCACCGAAAAGGCGGGCACGGCGAAGATCGTCGATACGGCAAACGACCGGGTCATCCCCGTCACCGGCCTGCCCGAAGTCGATTACGGTGGCCAGGGCGGGCTTGGCGATGTCGCCTTCCTGCCGTCGCAAAGCGCCTCCACCATCGGTCGCCGCGCGATCTATCTCAGCTGGGCGGAAGCCGGCGAAGGCGATACGCGCGGCGCGGCCGTGGGCCGCGGCGAACTGGTCTGCGCAGCATCGGACAGCTGCCGCATCGACGGCCTCGAGGTCATCTGGCGGCAGACCCCCAAGGTTTCCGGACGCGGTCATTATTCGCATCGCCTGGTGCTGAGCCCCGACGAGCAGCACCTGTTCGTCGCCAGCGGCGAACGCCAGAAACAGACCCCCGCGCAGGACAAGCAGAGCCATCTGGGCAAGATCGTCCGGCTCACCCTCGATGGCAGCCCCGCAGGCGATGGGGCGATCGGCGGGGCGCTGCCCGATATCTGGTCGATGGGTCATCGCAACATCCTCGGCATCGATTTCGATGCGCAGGGGCAATTGTGGGAAGTCGAGCACGGCCCCAAGGGCGGTGACGAACTCAATCTCGTCCGGCGCGGCCAGAACTACGGCTGGCCGGTGCGGTCGAACGGGGTGAACTACGACGGCTCGGACATTCCCGACCATTCGGCGGATGACGGCTTTGCCAAGCCCGCAGTAAGCTGGACGCCGGTCATCGCGCCCGGAAACATGATCTTCTACACCGGCGACCTGTTCGACGGGCTGGCGGGCGATCTGCTGATCGCGGGCCTCAAGACCGAAGCGATCGTGCGCGTCGCAACCGATGGCGACACGGCGCGCGAGACCGCCCGCTATGATATGGACAACCGTATCCGGCAGATCGTCGAAGGACCCGATGGTGCGCTGTGGGTGCTCGAAGACGGCGACGGCGGACGGCTGCTGGAACTTCGCCCCTGA
- a CDS encoding ribonuclease HII: protein MFSATPERGLGAAPLVIGVDEAGRGPLAGPVVAAAVVLCKPCPGGLDDSKRLSPKKRAALEPQIMARCAWGLAVVEPAEIDRLNIFHATMLAMTVAVSRLVAALGCEPEAVLIDGNMTPHGRHPEWRWAQARPIVGGDGKERCIGAASILAKEHRDALMRAAAARHPHYGWERNAGYGTAEHVEALRVHGPTPLHRRSFAPVAQADLFTSRVA from the coding sequence ATGTTCAGTGCAACTCCCGAACGAGGGCTTGGTGCCGCGCCATTGGTGATCGGCGTCGACGAGGCGGGGCGCGGGCCCCTGGCCGGTCCGGTTGTCGCAGCCGCGGTGGTGCTATGCAAGCCATGCCCCGGCGGGCTCGACGATTCCAAGCGGCTTTCGCCCAAGAAACGCGCGGCGCTCGAGCCGCAGATCATGGCGCGCTGTGCGTGGGGCCTGGCGGTGGTGGAGCCGGCGGAGATCGACCGGCTCAATATCTTCCACGCGACCATGCTGGCGATGACCGTTGCGGTGTCGCGGCTGGTCGCGGCGCTGGGGTGCGAACCCGAAGCGGTGCTGATCGACGGGAACATGACCCCGCACGGGCGACATCCCGAGTGGCGCTGGGCGCAGGCCCGGCCGATCGTCGGCGGTGACGGCAAGGAACGGTGTATTGGCGCGGCCTCGATCCTCGCCAAGGAACATCGCGATGCGCTGATGCGCGCTGCAGCCGCGCGGCACCCGCATTACGGGTGGGAACGCAATGCCGGCTATGGCACCGCCGAACATGTCGAGGCGCTGCGCGTGCATGGGCCCACGCCCTTGCACAGGCGCAGTTTTGCGCCCGTGGCGCAGGCGGATCTGTTTACGAGTAGGGTGGCGTAG
- a CDS encoding cold-shock protein encodes MSKTGTVKFFNTDKGYGFIQPDDGSDDSFVHISAVQAAGMQSLDKEQRLNYEVETGRNGKASAVNLSAAD; translated from the coding sequence ATGAGCAAGACCGGAACCGTAAAATTCTTCAACACCGACAAGGGCTATGGCTTCATCCAGCCCGACGACGGTTCGGACGACAGCTTCGTCCACATCAGCGCAGTGCAGGCCGCCGGCATGCAGTCGCTCGATAAGGAACAGCGCCTCAATTACGAAGTCGAAACCGGCCGTAATGGCAAGGCAAGCGCCGTGAACCTCTCGGCTGCCGATTGA
- a CDS encoding site-specific DNA-methyltransferase, which produces MGVIETTKSRAKAAVKPAETPRELLPLGRILDGDCVEAMRSLPTASVDLVFADPPYNLQLGGDLNRPDGSHVDAVTDHWDQFDSFKIYDDFTREWLTEAKRVLKPDGGLWVIGSYHNIYRVGAILQDLGFWILNDIVWRKSNPMPNFRGTRFTNAHETLLWCSQGEKAKYHFNYRAMKTLNDELQMRSDWVLPICNGAERLKEGGHKVHPTQKPESLLYRVLLSTTERGDVVLDPFFGTGTTGAVAKRLGREWIGCEREGNYRDAAIKRIEKELPLDESALTTMQAGRSAPKVAFGALVENGFIKPGTKVFDKKRRWTATVRADGSLAHEKQTGSIHGLGKELQGAPSCNGWTFWHFEQGGEIKPIDAARQLYLLAVED; this is translated from the coding sequence ATGGGGGTCATCGAGACCACGAAGAGTCGCGCGAAAGCGGCTGTAAAACCGGCCGAAACGCCGCGCGAACTGCTGCCGCTCGGGCGCATTCTCGATGGCGACTGCGTGGAAGCCATGCGCTCGCTCCCCACCGCGTCGGTCGACCTCGTCTTCGCCGACCCGCCCTACAATCTCCAGCTCGGCGGCGATCTCAATCGGCCCGACGGCAGCCATGTCGATGCAGTGACCGATCACTGGGACCAGTTCGACAGTTTCAAGATCTACGACGATTTTACCCGCGAATGGCTGACCGAGGCCAAGCGCGTGCTCAAGCCCGATGGCGGGCTGTGGGTGATCGGCAGCTATCACAACATCTACCGCGTCGGCGCGATCCTGCAGGACCTGGGCTTCTGGATCCTCAACGACATCGTCTGGCGCAAGTCGAACCCGATGCCCAATTTCCGCGGCACGCGCTTCACCAATGCGCATGAAACGCTGCTGTGGTGCAGCCAGGGCGAGAAGGCCAAGTACCACTTCAACTACCGCGCGATGAAGACGCTCAACGACGAATTGCAGATGCGCAGCGACTGGGTGCTGCCGATATGCAACGGCGCCGAACGGCTGAAGGAGGGCGGCCACAAGGTCCACCCGACGCAGAAGCCCGAAAGCCTGCTCTACCGCGTGCTGCTCTCCACCACCGAGCGCGGCGACGTGGTGCTCGATCCTTTCTTCGGCACCGGTACCACCGGCGCGGTGGCCAAGCGGCTGGGGCGCGAATGGATCGGCTGCGAGCGCGAAGGCAATTACCGTGACGCCGCGATCAAGCGGATCGAGAAGGAACTCCCGCTCGACGAAAGCGCGCTCACCACGATGCAGGCGGGCCGCAGCGCGCCCAAGGTGGCCTTCGGTGCGCTGGTCGAAAACGGCTTCATCAAGCCCGGCACCAAGGTGTTCGACAAGAAGCGCCGCTGGACCGCGACCGTCCGCGCCGATGGCTCGCTGGCGCATGAGAAACAGACCGGCAGCATCCACGGCCTCGGCAAGGAGTTGCAAGGCGCGCCCAGCTGCAACGGCTGGACCTTCTGGCACTTCGAACAGGGCGGCGAGATCAAGCCGATCGACGCCGCGCGCCAGCTCTACCTGCTCGCGGTGGAGGACTGA
- a CDS encoding LysR family transcriptional regulator — protein sequence MSGYSLSDFEAVLAIGRKASFRAAAVDLGISTSALSSAIAKLESQLGVRLFNRTTRSVALTEAGRRFVDQVTPALRDVHQALDTVRSQQDTPSGTLRINTFPTAAREIMAPLVLEFLRRFPEVYIDLVTEGNLTDIVAAGFDFGVRSRDLVPSDMIAIPITPARRYVVVASPAYLAGRERPQVPADLLSHACIRIRLPNGAMYRWHFESQGQPTQVDVRGPIILDEASLARMAVLENVGFGFFMESDVRSDIDAGRMVQVLENWTPALAPLCLYYPSRRNPPAAVKVFVDLARELARAAKQN from the coding sequence ATGAGCGGCTACAGCTTGAGCGATTTCGAAGCCGTCCTTGCGATTGGTCGCAAAGCATCGTTTCGCGCAGCAGCGGTCGATCTGGGTATCTCGACTAGCGCATTGAGCAGCGCAATCGCCAAGCTGGAGAGCCAGTTGGGTGTTCGCTTGTTCAATCGTACGACCCGTAGCGTTGCTTTGACCGAAGCAGGCCGCCGGTTTGTCGATCAGGTCACCCCCGCCTTACGGGACGTCCATCAAGCACTCGACACCGTCCGATCGCAGCAGGACACACCTTCCGGGACATTGCGGATCAACACTTTCCCCACTGCCGCTCGCGAGATCATGGCACCACTCGTCTTGGAGTTCCTGAGACGCTTTCCCGAGGTCTATATCGATCTGGTCACGGAGGGCAATCTTACCGACATCGTCGCAGCCGGCTTCGACTTCGGTGTAAGGAGCCGGGACCTGGTTCCGTCAGACATGATCGCCATTCCGATCACTCCAGCCAGGCGGTACGTCGTGGTGGCTTCCCCAGCATATCTGGCTGGGCGAGAACGCCCGCAAGTACCGGCAGACCTACTCTCTCATGCATGTATCCGCATACGCCTTCCGAACGGAGCAATGTACCGCTGGCATTTCGAATCCCAGGGCCAGCCAACGCAAGTCGATGTCCGAGGTCCGATCATCCTCGATGAGGCAAGCTTGGCTCGCATGGCCGTCCTCGAGAATGTTGGCTTCGGGTTCTTTATGGAATCGGATGTCCGGTCCGACATCGATGCGGGGAGGATGGTGCAGGTTTTGGAAAACTGGACCCCCGCGCTTGCGCCCCTGTGCCTCTATTATCCTAGTCGTCGCAACCCACCCGCGGCGGTTAAGGTCTTTGTTGATCTCGCCCGCGAACTCGCACGCGCGGCAAAACAGAACTAA